In the Haloferula helveola genome, one interval contains:
- a CDS encoding penicillin-binding transpeptidase domain-containing protein translates to MLRFLLNPLLAALITISASAQSVPVAANGAEPNPGPVAGADDAAIFNRKNARIISLKIPAPRGPIIDREGHPFAQNRVAYQLAVQYEQFENEDRAAVIAWGRQRVELAKAFYESVREPTDDELYEHYRHRRWLPFYISEPLDPETAEGFRSKLTRGLELMAVYERYYPEKSLASHIVGYTGSVGKLPTGPINLNEPMWELSEGRAGFEKIFNNELEGQPATLRLLFNEEGEMLLREQKGQPRAGGAVVSTLNMRWQKRAEKVLDQHSKRGAMVVIDVATGEVLVLASKPGFDLNQWIPGISETEYAKLREDPDKPLYARAFQGVYPPASSFKPIIALAALNDGTINERTTINCPAYVSYGNHKLWNWSKSPYGDLSVIPAIKWSNNPWFAQVGNRVGSGTFLSLARRLGYGTTSGLDLIGEESGLMPTPEWVRKTYGRPITEGDAANWSIGQGAVLATPLQVAQAMAGIANGGALPKLHLMMQVQDSYGRVIRTAQPERRHWLGVDAEAIRIVREGMRQVVDGGTGRSAGLSWTEVCGKTGTGQWGPERKKQGVAWFAGFLPAEEPRLAFACLYEGRPGEKVSGGRNAAPMVPAFFNSFRDEIKEMVEPAPKALLVVDEVEAQENEEGVLRAIPVSPLELEEFEPDEADIPRALPVDPTELEELEEGP, encoded by the coding sequence GTGCTTCGATTCCTCCTCAATCCGCTGCTCGCCGCGCTGATCACGATTTCAGCGAGTGCGCAGAGCGTCCCGGTGGCCGCCAACGGTGCCGAGCCGAATCCCGGCCCGGTGGCTGGCGCGGACGATGCCGCTATTTTCAATCGGAAGAACGCGCGGATCATCAGCCTGAAAATTCCCGCTCCGCGCGGACCGATCATCGACCGTGAGGGACACCCGTTCGCCCAAAACCGGGTCGCTTACCAACTGGCCGTCCAGTACGAGCAGTTTGAGAACGAGGATCGTGCGGCAGTCATCGCGTGGGGCAGGCAACGGGTGGAACTTGCCAAGGCGTTTTACGAGTCAGTTAGGGAACCAACCGACGACGAACTCTACGAGCACTACCGCCACCGCCGGTGGTTGCCGTTCTACATCAGTGAGCCGCTCGATCCTGAGACGGCAGAGGGCTTCCGGTCCAAGTTGACCCGGGGACTGGAACTGATGGCGGTCTACGAACGCTATTACCCAGAGAAGTCGCTGGCCTCTCACATTGTCGGTTACACCGGAAGCGTCGGCAAACTGCCCACCGGACCGATCAATCTGAACGAGCCGATGTGGGAACTCTCCGAAGGCAGGGCAGGCTTCGAGAAGATCTTCAACAACGAGCTCGAAGGGCAACCCGCGACGCTGCGTCTGCTTTTCAACGAGGAGGGCGAGATGCTCCTGCGGGAGCAGAAGGGGCAACCCCGGGCGGGCGGCGCGGTCGTCAGCACGCTGAACATGCGCTGGCAGAAGCGGGCCGAGAAGGTCCTCGACCAGCACTCGAAGAGAGGTGCCATGGTGGTGATCGATGTCGCCACCGGCGAGGTGCTGGTCCTGGCGTCCAAACCCGGGTTCGACCTCAACCAGTGGATTCCCGGAATCTCCGAGACCGAGTATGCGAAGCTTCGGGAGGACCCGGACAAACCACTCTACGCGCGGGCCTTTCAAGGCGTCTATCCGCCTGCTTCGAGCTTCAAGCCGATCATCGCACTGGCAGCACTCAACGATGGAACGATCAACGAGCGCACGACCATCAACTGCCCCGCCTACGTGAGCTACGGCAACCACAAGCTCTGGAACTGGTCGAAGTCCCCGTATGGCGATCTTTCGGTGATTCCCGCGATCAAATGGTCGAACAACCCGTGGTTCGCCCAGGTGGGCAACCGGGTCGGTTCCGGCACCTTCCTTTCGCTGGCCAGGCGGCTCGGCTACGGCACCACAAGCGGTCTTGACCTGATCGGCGAGGAGTCGGGCCTGATGCCGACCCCCGAATGGGTCCGCAAGACCTACGGTCGACCCATCACCGAGGGTGACGCCGCCAACTGGTCGATCGGCCAAGGCGCGGTGCTGGCGACACCTCTGCAGGTCGCCCAGGCGATGGCCGGTATCGCAAACGGCGGAGCACTTCCGAAGCTGCACCTGATGATGCAGGTTCAGGATTCCTATGGTCGTGTGATCCGCACCGCCCAACCCGAACGCCGGCACTGGCTCGGTGTCGATGCCGAAGCCATCCGGATTGTGAGGGAGGGAATGCGCCAAGTCGTCGATGGCGGCACCGGCCGCAGTGCGGGGCTTTCCTGGACAGAGGTCTGCGGCAAAACCGGAACCGGCCAGTGGGGCCCGGAGCGCAAGAAGCAGGGTGTTGCTTGGTTCGCCGGTTTCCTGCCCGCAGAGGAGCCAAGGCTCGCCTTCGCCTGCCTCTACGAAGGTCGGCCAGGCGAGAAAGTCAGCGGCGGCCGCAATGCCGCCCCGATGGTTCCGGCCTTCTTCAATTCGTTCCGGGATGAGATCAAGGAGATGGTCGAACCGGCTCCGAAAGCGCTGCTGGTCGTCGACGAGGTCGAGGCCCAGGAGAACGAGGAAGGCGTCCTGAGGGCGATCCCGGTGAGCCCCTTGGAGCTGGAGGAGTTCGAGCCCGATGAGGCCGATATCCCGCGGGCTCTACCGGTCGATCCGACCGAGCTTGAGGAGCTCGAGGAGGGTCCCTGA
- a CDS encoding M48 family metallopeptidase has product MEPNAIGITLLVALLLLWNLDFVATLLNIRALEPETPDEFKDVFDDGRFAKSQDYTRTNARFGIIESIVSLFTLLCFWFIGGFGWLDALTRAWAGDGIFAGLLFLGLIFIGHYLIHLPLSIYSTFVIEEKFGFNRTTPGVFVADQFKSLLLMLILVAPLIAGILWIFDSVPHAWLWAWLLFSGFQLFVTYIAPTAILPLFNKFTPMPEGELRTAIERMAVKCEFPLAEISEIDGSKRSTKANAYFTGFGKTKRIALYDTLVKEQTQGELVAVLAHEIGHFKCRHIIQRMAVSIVQSGILFFLLGLAVDPDGAFARELFDAFGVGTISTAVGLVLFGILFSPVSRLLGVLSNAWSRRHEFEADAFASKVTGHPEDLVTALKKLSANNLSNLTPHRLRVLLDYSHPPLLERLRALQSQ; this is encoded by the coding sequence ATGGAACCGAACGCGATCGGCATCACTCTCCTTGTCGCCCTCCTCCTGCTCTGGAATCTCGACTTTGTCGCTACCCTTCTCAACATCCGCGCGCTCGAACCCGAGACCCCGGACGAGTTCAAGGACGTCTTTGATGACGGGCGCTTCGCCAAGTCCCAGGACTACACGCGGACCAACGCGCGATTTGGCATCATCGAGTCCATCGTCTCCCTCTTCACTCTTCTGTGCTTCTGGTTCATTGGCGGCTTCGGTTGGCTCGACGCCCTCACCCGCGCGTGGGCGGGCGATGGCATCTTCGCAGGATTGCTTTTCCTCGGTCTGATCTTCATCGGGCACTATCTGATCCATCTGCCTCTCTCGATCTACTCGACCTTCGTGATCGAGGAGAAGTTCGGGTTCAACCGGACGACTCCCGGGGTATTCGTCGCCGACCAGTTCAAGAGTCTGCTCCTGATGCTGATCCTGGTCGCCCCGCTGATTGCCGGCATCCTGTGGATCTTCGACAGCGTGCCGCATGCGTGGCTCTGGGCGTGGCTGCTCTTCAGCGGCTTCCAGCTTTTCGTCACCTACATCGCCCCTACCGCCATCCTGCCGTTGTTCAACAAGTTCACTCCGATGCCCGAGGGAGAACTCCGGACCGCGATCGAGAGGATGGCGGTGAAGTGCGAGTTTCCATTGGCCGAGATCTCCGAAATCGACGGATCGAAGCGCTCCACCAAGGCCAACGCCTACTTCACAGGATTCGGGAAAACGAAACGCATCGCGCTCTACGACACCCTCGTGAAGGAGCAGACCCAAGGTGAGTTGGTCGCGGTGCTCGCCCACGAGATCGGGCACTTCAAGTGCCGGCACATCATCCAACGGATGGCGGTTTCGATCGTGCAAAGCGGCATTCTGTTCTTCTTGCTCGGCCTCGCGGTCGATCCGGACGGCGCGTTCGCCCGTGAGCTCTTCGATGCCTTTGGAGTCGGCACGATTTCGACCGCTGTCGGACTGGTGCTCTTCGGTATTCTGTTCTCACCCGTCAGCCGCCTGCTCGGGGTGCTCTCGAATGCTTGGTCGCGACGCCACGAATTCGAGGCGGACGCCTTCGCGTCGAAGGTCACCGGGCATCCGGAAGATCTGGTCACGGCCCTCAAGAAACTCTCGGCGAATAACCTTTCCAACCTGACACCCCACCGCCTCCGGGTTCTTCTTGATTACTCCCATCCACCGTTGCTCGAAAGGCTTCGCGCCCTCCAATCCCAGTGA
- a CDS encoding aldo/keto reductase: MYSADPHRYDGRMPYRRCGVSGLKLPVISLGCWHNFGHVDDQNHVRAILRRAFDRGITHFDLANNYGPPPGSAEENVGRCLAEDFAWHRDELIISTKAGHLMWDGPYGEWGSRKHLLSSLDQSLRRLRLSYVDIFYSHRPDPSTPLEETIGALVTAVRQGKALYVGLSKYPPKKLKKAIRMLEDEGVPCLIYQPPYSILNRWPEARGIHEMLMEKGIGSIVFSPLAQGMLTGKYADGIPENSRAARPEGFLQPEQVEAQLDKIRQLNDLANELGMPLHHLALRWVVDQPAVTSAIIGARSVEQLDDSLRALSLAPLGKDVLKRIDKIAPPDPDKEAE, translated from the coding sequence ATGTACTCCGCCGATCCCCATCGCTACGATGGACGCATGCCGTATCGCCGATGCGGCGTCTCGGGCCTCAAGCTCCCGGTAATCTCGCTCGGTTGCTGGCACAACTTCGGGCACGTCGATGACCAGAATCACGTCCGCGCGATCCTGCGACGTGCCTTCGACCGCGGGATCACCCACTTCGATCTGGCCAACAACTACGGTCCGCCTCCGGGAAGCGCGGAAGAGAACGTTGGACGCTGCCTTGCCGAAGACTTCGCGTGGCACCGCGACGAACTCATCATTTCGACCAAAGCCGGGCATCTGATGTGGGACGGCCCGTACGGCGAGTGGGGATCTCGCAAGCATTTGCTGTCGTCTCTCGACCAATCGCTTCGGCGGCTCCGACTTTCCTACGTAGATATCTTTTACTCGCACCGCCCCGACCCCTCGACCCCTCTGGAGGAAACGATCGGCGCCTTGGTGACGGCGGTGCGCCAGGGCAAGGCCCTCTACGTGGGGCTTTCCAAATACCCGCCCAAGAAGCTCAAGAAGGCGATCCGCATGCTCGAGGACGAGGGGGTGCCGTGTCTGATCTATCAGCCCCCCTATTCGATCCTCAATCGCTGGCCGGAGGCACGGGGGATTCACGAGATGCTCATGGAGAAAGGCATCGGGTCGATCGTTTTCAGTCCCCTCGCCCAGGGAATGCTCACGGGGAAATATGCCGATGGCATCCCGGAAAACTCACGAGCGGCGAGGCCCGAAGGATTCCTCCAGCCGGAACAGGTCGAAGCGCAGCTCGACAAGATCCGGCAGCTGAATGATCTCGCGAACGAGCTCGGCATGCCACTCCATCACCTCGCTTTGCGATGGGTCGTGGACCAACCCGCCGTCACGTCCGCCATCATCGGAGCGCGGTCGGTCGAGCAACTCGACGACTCGCTCCGAGCCCTGAGTTTGGCGCCGCTCGGCAAGGACGTCCTGAAACGGATCGACAAGATCGCACCTCCGGATCCTGACAAGGAGGCCGAGTGA
- a CDS encoding DUF3293 domain-containing protein: MRGFPECYYSTIFDFPDGVPGGDFAIITAFNPMDRAAGDAENAAADEALRGTLAEFGLPHRRAIGSSPDDSHAESGWAVETTRERALSIAREFDQRALWWIVDGRLALVRCSDGHAETLGCLSERTR; this comes from the coding sequence ATGCGCGGCTTTCCCGAGTGCTACTACTCGACGATATTCGACTTCCCCGACGGAGTTCCCGGCGGGGACTTCGCGATCATTACCGCCTTCAATCCGATGGACCGAGCGGCCGGTGATGCGGAGAATGCGGCTGCGGACGAGGCTCTGCGAGGCACTCTGGCTGAGTTCGGGCTGCCCCACCGGCGCGCGATCGGATCATCACCCGACGACTCCCACGCCGAGTCCGGCTGGGCCGTGGAAACCACCCGTGAGCGCGCGCTTTCGATCGCACGTGAATTCGACCAACGCGCCCTGTGGTGGATCGTCGATGGTCGGCTGGCGCTGGTCCGATGCAGCGATGGCCATGCAGAAACGCTCGGATGCCTCTCGGAGCGAACCCGATAG
- a CDS encoding NAD+ synthase: MKIGIAQINSIVGDFPGNAKRILQAYRECLDQGAELVVTPEMVLAGYPPRDLVFKTRFVPDCLQALDYLASEVREVPLLVGYVDRNDQSKRGKPFRNAAALLADGEVRAKVWKTLLPTYDVFDERRYFEESEECVPIEWNGIRLGVTICEDIWTDEYLQRPFYDRDPVEELVKAGADIILNLSASPFHAGKPTIRREMLSSVSEEHGVPVVYCNAIGANDQLVFDGHSLVISGAAVVELPGFVEHSVVIDTDSFDASACPAAPEAEQLWSALVTGLRDYAGKTGFSTVCLGLSGGIDSALTAAVAAEALGAENVHGMTMPSPYSSGGSVDDSMSLARNLGIRCDEVRIDDIFAEVKKTMAPLFVGEKEDVTEENMQARIRGLLLMALSNKFNHLLLTTGNKSELAVGYCTIYGDMCGGLAVISDLPKTKVYEVCRWLNREREIIPWNTIEKPPSAELRPDQKDQDTLPPYDILDGILEAYVERHQSIDEIIALGYEEATVRWVARRVDLNEWKRQQAAPGIRVTSKAFGIGRRMPIVQRFQS; this comes from the coding sequence ATGAAGATCGGGATCGCACAGATCAACTCGATCGTTGGCGATTTCCCCGGGAACGCGAAGCGCATCCTTCAGGCCTACCGCGAATGCCTCGACCAGGGCGCCGAACTGGTCGTCACACCGGAAATGGTGCTCGCGGGCTATCCGCCACGGGACCTGGTGTTCAAGACGCGCTTTGTGCCCGATTGCCTTCAGGCTCTCGACTACCTCGCCAGCGAGGTTCGCGAAGTTCCGCTTCTGGTCGGGTATGTCGACCGGAACGATCAATCAAAGCGCGGAAAGCCGTTCCGCAACGCCGCCGCACTTCTCGCTGATGGCGAGGTTCGAGCGAAGGTCTGGAAGACGCTCCTGCCAACCTACGATGTCTTCGATGAACGTCGCTATTTTGAGGAAAGCGAAGAGTGCGTTCCGATCGAATGGAATGGGATCCGGCTCGGTGTGACGATTTGCGAAGACATCTGGACCGACGAGTATCTTCAGCGACCGTTTTACGATCGTGATCCGGTCGAGGAACTGGTGAAGGCCGGGGCGGACATCATCCTCAATCTTTCCGCCTCGCCGTTCCATGCCGGAAAGCCGACGATCCGTAGGGAGATGCTTTCTTCGGTGTCCGAGGAGCATGGTGTTCCGGTCGTCTACTGCAACGCCATCGGAGCGAACGACCAGTTGGTCTTCGACGGGCACTCGCTTGTTATAAGTGGCGCTGCCGTTGTGGAGTTGCCAGGCTTTGTCGAGCACTCCGTGGTCATCGACACAGACTCGTTCGATGCAAGCGCCTGTCCCGCGGCGCCGGAGGCCGAACAACTTTGGAGCGCCCTTGTCACCGGCCTTCGGGACTACGCTGGCAAGACAGGCTTTTCGACCGTGTGTCTCGGCCTGAGCGGCGGAATCGACTCTGCGCTGACGGCGGCTGTCGCTGCCGAGGCGCTTGGGGCGGAAAACGTCCACGGCATGACGATGCCGAGCCCCTACTCGTCGGGCGGGAGTGTCGACGATTCGATGTCCCTCGCTCGGAACCTCGGGATCCGCTGCGACGAAGTCCGCATTGATGACATCTTCGCCGAGGTCAAAAAGACCATGGCGCCGCTCTTTGTCGGCGAGAAAGAGGACGTCACCGAAGAGAACATGCAGGCGAGGATTCGCGGCCTGCTGTTGATGGCGCTTTCCAACAAGTTCAACCACCTGCTCCTGACGACTGGAAACAAGAGTGAGCTAGCGGTTGGTTACTGCACCATCTACGGTGATATGTGTGGGGGGCTCGCCGTCATCTCCGACCTCCCCAAGACCAAGGTTTACGAGGTCTGCCGCTGGCTGAATCGTGAGCGTGAAATCATCCCGTGGAACACCATCGAGAAACCGCCAAGCGCGGAGCTGAGACCTGACCAGAAGGATCAGGACACGCTGCCGCCGTATGACATCCTCGACGGAATCCTCGAGGCCTACGTCGAACGTCATCAGTCGATCGACGAGATCATCGCCTTGGGCTATGAGGAAGCGACGGTCCGATGGGTGGCGCGTCGCGTCGATCTCAACGAGTGGAAGCGCCAGCAGGCGGCTCCGGGGATCCGGGTGACCTCCAAGGCATTCGGGATCGGCCGCCGAATGCCGATCGTGCAGCGGTTTCAGAGCTGA
- a CDS encoding glutamine--tRNA ligase/YqeY domain fusion protein, which translates to MTDKVHKKLDFIREIIAEDLSSGKHETTITRFPPEPNGYLHIGHAKAICLNFGIARENAATGARCHLRFDDTNPSKEEVEYVESIKADVAWLGFDWGDHLYFASDYFEFFHDCAVALIEKGLAYVDEQTPDQIKETRGSLTVPGTESPYRNRSVDENLELFAKMRAGGFKDGEAVLRAKIDMASSNMVMRDPVIYRVMHTAHHNTGDAWCIYPMYDFAHPLEDAKEHITHSLCTLEFEIHRPFYDWTVENCPVPSRPRQIEFARLNLNYTVMSKRKLLTLVKDGHVSGWDDPRMPTLSGMRRRGVPPEAIVRFSERVGITKFKGTTDVALLEFEIRDYLNKEAPRRMAVLDPVKLVLVNYEEGRSEDVEVVNNPEKPDEGSRKVSVSRELWIERDDFMADPPKKFFRLGPDRYVRLRGGYIIKCVGFETGPDGEVTEIRCEYLPDTIGKDAPEGVKCKAAIHWVSAEFGREAEVRLYDRLFTDENPDAAEGGFVSVMNPDSLNTITAWVEPSLADESPEWRCQFERIGYFVADRFDHVPGEKPVFNRTVALRDSWAKKA; encoded by the coding sequence ATGACCGACAAGGTTCACAAGAAACTCGATTTCATTCGCGAGATCATCGCCGAGGACCTCTCCTCCGGCAAACACGAGACAACGATCACGCGCTTTCCGCCCGAGCCGAACGGCTACCTGCATATCGGCCACGCCAAGGCGATCTGCCTGAACTTCGGAATCGCCCGCGAGAACGCCGCGACCGGGGCCCGGTGCCACCTTCGCTTCGACGACACCAACCCGTCCAAGGAAGAGGTCGAGTACGTCGAGAGCATCAAGGCCGATGTGGCGTGGCTGGGATTCGATTGGGGCGATCACCTCTATTTTGCCAGCGACTACTTCGAGTTCTTTCATGACTGCGCCGTGGCGCTGATCGAGAAGGGCCTCGCCTACGTCGACGAGCAGACTCCCGATCAGATCAAGGAGACAAGAGGGTCGTTGACGGTTCCCGGAACCGAATCGCCCTACCGGAACCGTTCGGTGGACGAGAACCTCGAACTGTTCGCGAAAATGCGGGCCGGCGGCTTCAAGGATGGTGAGGCGGTGTTGCGGGCGAAGATCGACATGGCTTCGTCCAACATGGTGATGCGGGATCCCGTCATCTACCGGGTCATGCATACCGCCCACCACAACACGGGCGATGCCTGGTGCATCTATCCGATGTATGACTTCGCGCATCCGCTCGAAGACGCGAAGGAGCACATCACGCACTCGCTGTGCACGCTGGAGTTCGAGATCCACCGACCATTCTACGATTGGACTGTCGAGAACTGCCCGGTGCCGTCGCGCCCGAGACAGATCGAGTTCGCGCGGCTGAACCTCAACTACACCGTGATGAGCAAACGCAAGCTTCTCACGCTGGTGAAGGACGGCCATGTCAGCGGCTGGGATGATCCCCGGATGCCGACGCTCAGCGGCATGCGGAGGCGTGGCGTTCCGCCCGAGGCGATCGTGCGATTCAGCGAGCGTGTCGGCATCACCAAGTTCAAGGGTACGACCGATGTTGCGCTGCTCGAGTTCGAGATTCGTGACTACCTCAACAAGGAGGCGCCACGAAGGATGGCGGTGCTTGATCCGGTCAAGCTCGTGCTCGTGAACTACGAGGAGGGACGCAGCGAGGACGTCGAAGTCGTGAATAATCCGGAGAAGCCCGACGAGGGATCGCGGAAGGTTTCGGTTTCCCGCGAGCTCTGGATCGAGCGCGACGACTTCATGGCCGACCCGCCGAAGAAATTCTTCCGCCTCGGACCGGACCGCTATGTGCGGCTGCGGGGTGGCTACATCATCAAGTGCGTGGGATTCGAAACGGGGCCGGATGGGGAAGTGACCGAAATCCGGTGCGAGTATCTGCCGGACACGATCGGCAAGGACGCGCCGGAAGGCGTGAAGTGCAAAGCTGCGATTCACTGGGTGTCGGCCGAGTTCGGCCGTGAGGCCGAGGTGAGGCTGTACGACCGGCTGTTTACCGACGAGAACCCCGATGCGGCCGAGGGCGGATTCGTCTCGGTAATGAATCCCGACTCGCTGAACACGATCACGGCTTGGGTCGAACCCTCTCTTGCCGACGAATCACCCGAATGGCGCTGCCAATTCGAGCGCATCGGATATTTCGTGGCAGACCGATTCGATCATGTGCCGGGCGAGAAGCCCGTCTTCAACCGTACCGTCGCGTTGCGCGATTCGTGGGCCAAAAAGGCATGA
- a CDS encoding dipeptidase, translating into MTSELEQLFEFLRFPSISTDSSHASDVKACAEWLVAKSESLGLTAELHETPGFPVVIARNEHVPGRRNVLIYGHYDVQPVDPLNLWDSAPFEPEIRDGRIWARGATDNKGQMLAHLLGAGKTIAEKGDLPVNLTFLFEGEEEIGSPNLAPFLREHADDLACDVIAVSDTGMVAPGVPTLGYGLRGITCCEIFVRGPARDLHSGLFGGAVTNPATAAARIIASLHDESGKVAIEGFYDDVRELEDWEREMWAKVPGVSADDFLRVTGSPNLFGEDGYSAAERTWARPTAEVNGMGGGYQGEGSKTVIPAEAMAKFSFRLVPDQDPVDIMKKVEAHLQSHCPPGVSVEVMPGHDGKPYHADPHGIYGKAAQDALRRSFDAEPVLIREGGSIPIVQDFREILGADTLLLGLALSDAQIHSPNENFPVENFEAGIRLNQALLEELGK; encoded by the coding sequence ATGACTTCCGAGCTCGAGCAGCTGTTCGAATTTCTGCGTTTTCCAAGCATCTCCACCGACTCCTCCCATGCCTCCGACGTGAAGGCCTGTGCCGAGTGGCTGGTGGCCAAATCGGAGAGTCTCGGCCTGACTGCCGAGCTTCATGAAACCCCCGGATTCCCGGTGGTGATCGCCCGGAACGAGCACGTTCCGGGCCGTCGCAACGTCCTGATCTACGGGCACTACGACGTTCAGCCGGTGGACCCTCTGAACCTGTGGGATTCCGCTCCATTTGAGCCCGAGATCCGCGACGGCCGGATTTGGGCGCGCGGCGCGACCGACAACAAGGGCCAGATGCTTGCCCACCTCCTGGGTGCAGGGAAGACGATCGCCGAGAAGGGCGACCTGCCAGTGAACCTCACTTTCCTGTTCGAGGGCGAGGAGGAGATCGGCAGCCCGAATCTTGCCCCCTTCCTCCGGGAGCATGCTGATGATCTGGCCTGTGATGTGATCGCGGTCTCGGATACCGGCATGGTGGCACCGGGTGTGCCGACCTTGGGCTACGGCCTGCGCGGCATCACTTGCTGCGAGATCTTCGTGCGTGGGCCCGCCCGCGACCTGCACTCCGGCCTGTTTGGTGGTGCGGTCACCAACCCGGCGACGGCTGCCGCGCGCATCATCGCCAGTCTTCACGACGAGTCCGGCAAGGTGGCGATCGAGGGCTTCTACGACGACGTCAGGGAGCTGGAAGACTGGGAGCGCGAGATGTGGGCGAAGGTTCCGGGCGTCTCCGCCGATGATTTCCTGCGGGTCACTGGCTCGCCGAATCTGTTTGGCGAGGACGGCTACTCCGCGGCGGAGCGTACGTGGGCCAGACCCACTGCCGAGGTCAATGGCATGGGCGGGGGGTATCAGGGCGAAGGTTCGAAGACCGTGATTCCAGCCGAGGCGATGGCCAAGTTTTCGTTCCGCCTGGTCCCGGACCAGGACCCGGTCGACATCATGAAGAAGGTCGAGGCACACCTGCAGAGCCACTGTCCTCCGGGTGTCAGCGTCGAGGTGATGCCAGGGCACGATGGCAAACCCTATCACGCCGATCCGCACGGGATCTATGGCAAGGCCGCCCAAGATGCCCTGCGCAGGTCTTTCGATGCCGAGCCGGTACTGATTCGCGAGGGTGGAAGTATTCCGATCGTCCAGGATTTCCGAGAGATCCTCGGAGCCGACACCTTGCTGCTCGGTCTCGCTCTCTCCGACGCTCAGATTCACTCACCGAACGAGAATTTCCCGGTCGAGAACTTCGAGGCCGGAATCCGCCTCAACCAAGCTCTCCTGGAAGAGCTCGGCAAATAG